A genomic segment from Thamnophis elegans isolate rThaEle1 chromosome 3, rThaEle1.pri, whole genome shotgun sequence encodes:
- the LOC116505736 gene encoding uncharacterized protein F54H12.2-like: protein MPPWNFSSRGMVSINTNLNNTLLYVSYKIVKADGSDIDDGARVVLTNSIASLFNQLDVTLGDRLITQSHHCYSYRAVIELILNFALGTQFTSGFFYKDDLDLMESTLLTAAGNSGFKARARHTAGSCKWELLGPLHSNLFFQDRLLINGIDVKVKLTRSRNEFCVVKDGNENYKVQLLAASLFVKCVKVAPGVRLGHAEALLTSNAKYPIDQVGMKVYSIPTGSLVCNQENLFLGQLPKQLVIGFVDNASFSGDYERNPFNFQHCNVNFCTLHCDGEQIPAKPLQRDYEHGLFVREYMQMVQATGKGMKDRPMLISREEFNRGYTLYCFDLSPDQGCSEHYSLIRNSNLRAEIRFTQPPPPTEST from the coding sequence ATGCCCCCTTGGAATTTTTCATCACGGGGCATGGTGAGCATAAACACGAATTTAAACAACACCCTTCTGTATGTGAGTTACAAGATTGTAAAAGCTGACGGGTCAGATATTGATGATGGAGCAAGGGTGGTCCTGACCAACTCCATAGCATCACTGTTTAACCAGCTGGATGTTACCTTGGGAGATCGGCTCATTACACAGAGCCACCATTGCTATTCTTATCGGGCTGTAATTGAACTGATTCTCAACTTTGCACTGGGTACccaatttacttctggttttttttacaaagatgACTTGGACCTCATGGAGAGTACTCTACTGACAGCGGCTGGGAACTCTGGTTTCAAAGCGAGAGCAAGACACACGGCCGGTAGTTGTAAATGGGAACTGCTTGGGCCTCTGCATAGCAATCTGTTTTTTCAAGACAGACTGCTAATTAATGGCATAGATGTGAAAGTCAAACTCACAAGAAGCAGAAATGAATTTTGCGTGGTGAAGGATGGCAATGAGAATTACAAAGTGCAACTCCTGGCGGCTTCTCTCTTTGTAAAATGTGTAAAAGTAGCCCCGGGAGTGCGCCTTGGCCATGCAGAAGCTTTGCTCACTTCCAATGCCAAATACCCCATTGATCAAGTGGGGATGAAGGTTTACAGCATCCCCACAGGTAGTCTTGTGTGTAATCAGGAAAATCTATTTCTGGGGCAGCTGCCTAAACAATTAGTGATTGGGTTTGTGGACAATGCATCTTTTAGTGGTGATTATGAAAGAAACCCATTCAATTTTCAACACTGCAATGTCAATTTTTGCACCCTGCATTGTGATGGCGAACAAATCCCCGCAAAGCCTCTTCAGCGTGATTATGAGCATGGTCTTTTTGTGAGAGAGTACATGCAGATGGTGCAAGCAACAGGCAAAGGCATGAAAGACAGGCCGATGTTAATCAGCCGGGAAGAGTTTAACCGAGGATATACTTTGTATTGTTTTGACTTGAGTCCTGATCAGGGGTGCTCTGAGCACTATTCATTGATCAGGAACAGTAACCTCAGAGCCGAAATTAGATttacacagcccccccccccaacagagtCAACATGA